A window of the Halostella litorea genome harbors these coding sequences:
- the wecB gene encoding non-hydrolyzing UDP-N-acetylglucosamine 2-epimerase, which yields MKVLTVVGARPQFVKAFPVSRALRDGHDEVLVHTGQHYDEGLSDVFFEELDIPEPDHHLGVGSATHATQTAEMMTGIEELVDAEDPDAVLLYGDTNSTLAGAVVAAKEDAAVAHVEAGLRSDNWAMPEEVNRVLTDHASDLLFAPSEAAAANLREEGITEGVAVTGDVMQDAILHARERAAEGSSFLAELGVDDGEYVLATVHRAGNTDDPVRLDAIMSGLAAAPRPVVFPAHPRTVGALEEHGLWEAYADELRLIEPVGYLDFVRLLDGAERVATDSGGVQKEAFYLDTPCVTLRDETEWTETVDCGWNVLVGADEPAIREALSADFVPPEKPPLYGDGAAAETIREVLDRV from the coding sequence ATGAAGGTGCTGACCGTCGTCGGCGCGCGCCCCCAGTTCGTGAAGGCGTTCCCCGTCTCCCGCGCGCTCCGGGACGGCCACGATGAAGTGCTCGTCCACACGGGCCAGCACTACGACGAGGGCCTCTCGGACGTGTTCTTCGAGGAGTTGGACATCCCCGAGCCGGACCACCACCTCGGCGTCGGCTCCGCCACGCACGCGACCCAGACCGCCGAGATGATGACCGGGATCGAGGAGCTGGTCGACGCGGAGGACCCCGACGCCGTGTTGCTGTACGGCGACACGAACTCGACGCTGGCCGGCGCGGTCGTCGCGGCCAAGGAGGACGCCGCGGTCGCCCACGTCGAGGCCGGCCTCCGGAGCGACAACTGGGCGATGCCCGAGGAGGTCAACCGCGTGCTCACGGACCACGCCTCGGACCTGCTGTTCGCGCCGAGCGAGGCGGCCGCGGCGAACCTCCGCGAGGAGGGGATCACGGAGGGCGTCGCGGTCACCGGGGACGTGATGCAGGACGCGATCCTCCACGCCCGCGAGCGGGCGGCCGAGGGGTCGTCGTTCCTCGCCGAACTCGGCGTCGACGACGGCGAGTACGTCCTCGCGACCGTCCACCGCGCGGGCAACACCGACGACCCCGTCCGCCTGGACGCGATCATGTCGGGGCTGGCGGCCGCGCCCCGCCCCGTCGTGTTCCCGGCCCACCCCCGTACCGTCGGCGCGCTGGAGGAGCACGGGCTCTGGGAGGCGTACGCCGACGAACTCCGGCTGATCGAGCCCGTCGGCTACCTCGATTTCGTCCGGCTGCTCGACGGGGCCGAGCGGGTCGCCACCGACTCCGGCGGCGTCCAGAAGGAGGCGTTCTACCTCGACACGCCCTGCGTGACGCTGCGCGACGAGACGGAGTGGACCGAGACGGTCGACTGTGGCTGGAACGTGCTGGTCGGGGCCGACGAGCCGGCGATCCGCGAGGCGCTGTCCGCCGACTTCGTCCCGCCGGAGAAACCGCCGCTGTACGGCGACGGGGCGGCCGCCGAGACGATCCGCGAGGTGTTGGACCGTGTCTGA
- a CDS encoding polysaccharide deacetylase family protein has translation MSDGDAVPDGHEFALCLTHDVDRPYKTYQSLYYAIKERPTYHLRTALPGRNPYWQFDEIRDLEADLGVRSAFYFLNERHLFRDLPPREWLRPNRWVQHLGRYDVESEAIADEIRELDGGGWEVGLHGSFGSYRDVERLRYEKAVLEDVLGHPVVGGRQHYLNLDVPDTWRHHTEVGLRYDASLGSATEYGFQYGYDPLRPFDDEFVVFPLTAMEVALPDPGRSFDRAFDACEDLLFEAAANDAVMTALWHPRFFNENEFPGYRRLYRRLIERAKEMGGWVGPPGQLYRGLAPADDGASDADRASIRRITKH, from the coding sequence GTGTCTGACGGCGACGCGGTCCCCGACGGACACGAGTTCGCGCTCTGTCTCACCCACGACGTCGACCGGCCGTACAAGACCTACCAGTCGCTGTACTACGCGATAAAGGAGCGGCCGACCTACCACCTGCGGACGGCGCTGCCCGGCCGGAACCCCTACTGGCAGTTCGACGAGATCCGCGACCTGGAGGCCGACCTCGGCGTCCGCTCGGCGTTTTACTTCCTCAACGAGCGCCACCTGTTCCGGGACCTGCCGCCCCGCGAGTGGCTCCGGCCGAACAGGTGGGTCCAACACCTCGGCCGGTACGACGTCGAGTCGGAAGCGATCGCCGACGAGATACGCGAACTCGACGGCGGCGGCTGGGAGGTCGGGCTGCACGGCTCCTTTGGCTCCTACCGCGACGTCGAGCGGCTCCGCTACGAGAAGGCGGTGCTGGAGGACGTGCTCGGCCACCCCGTCGTCGGCGGCCGCCAGCACTACCTCAACCTCGACGTGCCCGACACCTGGCGGCACCACACCGAGGTCGGGCTCCGGTACGACGCGAGCCTCGGCTCCGCGACCGAGTACGGGTTCCAGTACGGCTACGACCCGCTCCGGCCGTTCGACGACGAGTTCGTCGTGTTCCCGCTGACCGCGATGGAGGTGGCGCTCCCGGACCCCGGCCGGTCGTTCGACCGCGCGTTCGACGCCTGCGAGGACCTGCTGTTCGAGGCCGCGGCGAACGACGCGGTGATGACCGCGCTGTGGCACCCGCGCTTTTTCAACGAGAACGAGTTCCCCGGCTACCGCCGCCTGTACCGCCGCCTGATAGAGCGGGCGAAGGAGATGGGCGGCTGGGTCGGCCCGCCGGGCCAGCTGTACCGCGGGCTCGCCCCGGCCGACGACGGCGCTTCGGACGCCGACCGGGCGAGTA